A window of the Miscanthus floridulus cultivar M001 chromosome 14, ASM1932011v1, whole genome shotgun sequence genome harbors these coding sequences:
- the LOC136502963 gene encoding uncharacterized protein: protein MVREFVARVDHIMHNHTGTGIAIFWVQPPPGFYIDPDILDRWFQAVIPQGIIDFGAFLDMDDDGLGYTFPCSLLSSDSHGCSTITSFTITGCRLGYIDRVGCLVSLRRVHLHKMRVTGDELSCFLSSSPALEELELSYCHDIVCLKIPHLLSRLKFLHVGNNNGLQKIQCDAPELKIVSYVGLPTTRICLGDSSPLVSEMKVSSVDEHGMLCYATTKLPSVARNLSILSLSSCFEVSVSFSVTISAHAF, encoded by the coding sequence ATGGTGAGAGAATTCGTCGCTAGAGTCGACCACATCATGCACAACCACACTGGAACCGGCATCGCAATCTTCTGGGTTCAGCCTCCCCCTGGCTTCTACATAGACCCTGACATTCTTGACCGCTGGTTCCAGGCTGTGATCCCACAGGGGATCATAGATTTTGGCGCGTTCCTAGACATGGACGACGACGGGCTAGGCTACACGTTCCCATGCTCCTTGCTGTCCAGTGACAGCCATGGATGCTCGACGATCACATCCTTCACCATCACCGGTTGCCGTCTGGGTTACATAGACAGGGTCGGCTGCTTGGTAAGCCTGAGGAGGGTGCATCTCCACAAGATGCGTGTTACTGGAGATGAACTTAGCTGCTTCCTGTCGTCTTCGCCTGCTTTGGAGGAGCTGGAGCTCTCCTACTGCCATGACATTGTTTGCCTGAAGATACCTCATCTCCTGTCGCGGCTCAAATTCCTACATGTAGGAAACAACAACGGCTTGCAAAAGATTCAATGTGATGCACCAGAGCTCAAGATCGTTTCATATGTTGGGTTGCCCACGACGCGCATCTGCCTTGGAGATTCATCACCCCTGGTGTCAGAGATGAAAGTGTCTAGTGTGGACGAGCATGGCATGCTCTGTTATGCCACCACCAAGCTCCCTTCCGTCGCGCGAAATCTCAGCATCCTTTCTCTATCATCATGCTTCGAGGTCAGTGTTTCCTTTTCTGTTACAATTAGTGCTCATGCATTCTGA